A single region of the Streptomyces sp. ITFR-16 genome encodes:
- a CDS encoding S8 family peptidase, protein MAIHKRARQFKLTAAITAVAAAAGITLLGSPMAGAAPAPATGKIYGADAATAVSGSYIVMLDQKADKAKLAKEYGGKLKRNYSSAINGFSASGLSETEAKRLAADPAVSKVVQNKKFHVDATQENPPSWGLDRIDQTETAGDNAYTYPDSAGEGVTAYVIDTGVRITHEEFEGRASYGYDAVDNDDTADDGYGHGTHVAGTIAGATYGVAKKAKIVAVRVLDDSGSGTTEQVVAGIDWVTEHHEGPSVANMSLGGGADEALDAAVQKSIASGVTYAVAAGNESSDASESSPARVPEAITVASSTVDDEQSSFSNYGSLVDLYAPGSDITSAWNDSDTGSDTISGTSMATPHVVGAAAVYLAGHPDATPEEVATALTEGATPDAISNASEGTANKLLKIVE, encoded by the coding sequence ATGGCAATTCACAAGCGCGCACGCCAGTTCAAGCTGACCGCCGCCATCACCGCGGTCGCCGCGGCAGCCGGAATCACCCTGCTGGGCAGCCCGATGGCCGGAGCGGCACCCGCCCCCGCGACGGGCAAGATCTACGGCGCCGACGCGGCCACCGCCGTCTCGGGCAGCTACATCGTGATGCTGGACCAGAAGGCCGACAAGGCCAAGCTCGCCAAGGAGTACGGCGGCAAGCTGAAGCGCAACTACAGCTCCGCCATCAACGGCTTCTCCGCCAGCGGCCTTTCGGAGACCGAGGCCAAGCGGCTCGCCGCCGACCCGGCCGTCTCCAAGGTCGTCCAGAACAAGAAGTTCCACGTCGACGCCACCCAGGAGAACCCGCCGTCCTGGGGTCTGGACCGCATCGACCAGACGGAGACCGCCGGCGACAACGCGTACACCTACCCGGACAGCGCGGGCGAGGGTGTCACCGCGTACGTCATCGACACCGGTGTCCGCATCACGCACGAGGAGTTCGAGGGCCGGGCCAGCTACGGCTACGACGCCGTGGACAACGACGACACCGCCGACGACGGCTACGGCCACGGCACGCACGTGGCCGGCACCATAGCCGGGGCCACGTACGGCGTCGCCAAGAAGGCCAAGATCGTCGCCGTCCGGGTCCTCGACGACTCGGGCTCGGGCACCACCGAGCAGGTCGTCGCCGGCATCGACTGGGTCACCGAGCACCACGAGGGCCCGTCCGTCGCCAACATGAGCCTCGGCGGCGGCGCGGACGAGGCGCTGGACGCGGCGGTCCAGAAGTCCATCGCCTCCGGGGTCACCTACGCCGTGGCCGCGGGCAACGAGTCGAGCGACGCGAGCGAGAGCTCCCCGGCACGCGTCCCGGAGGCCATCACGGTCGCCTCGTCCACGGTCGACGACGAGCAGTCGTCGTTCTCCAACTACGGCTCGCTCGTGGACCTCTACGCCCCGGGTTCGGACATCACCTCGGCGTGGAACGACAGCGACACCGGCTCCGACACCATCTCCGGTACGTCCATGGCGACCCCGCACGTCGTCGGCGCCGCCGCCGTCTACCTGGCAGGACACCCGGACGCCACCCCGGAGGAGGTCGCCACGGCTCTCACCGAAGGGGCGACCCCCGACGCCATCAGCAACGCCAGTGAAGGCACGGCGAACAAGCTGCTGAAGATCGTCGAGTAA